In Opitutaceae bacterium TAV5, one genomic interval encodes:
- a CDS encoding TonB-denpendent receptor translates to MHSLIRTRIPVMITKHTRNPIFLLACLLGAPVLPVAAATAGDSDGTPSATAPADGDPASSSSPVPAGSANQATVLPGIEVTGDRPQDNALASVSGFVAGRTATATKTNTSLVEIPQSLTIVTRDEMDKRGVQRLTEAVSYVAGVQSEFQGIDSRNDTLTIRGFKASDSGGSNNVYLDGLRTLNGGQWTRAQFDTFGLERIEVLKGPSAVLFGQVSPGGLVNSVSKRPSVESHTEIGVQASSHNTVQGTLDIGGASPASDKVQFRLVGLVRDGDAEVDHTELRRTFFAPSLSWNPTEKTSITFLAQYQDDSGGSTYQFLPANGTLHSVNGRKISPSTFLGEPDWNNYDRTQYSLGYALEQILNDTFTFRQNFRYTHVETDYKAVVGGVGAVNTTTGMWPRRFMWGTGESDGFAVDTHLQANFDTGPLAHAVLAGIDYFHTDWNDVNRENRLQTGPGAVPPINIFDPVYSGVGNATNPLYLLPRSSSDVTEWQTGVYLQDQASWKNLRATLGARYDWTDNKTLNRLSGVTSEMDPGKFTWRAGLTWLFDNGLAPYASYSTSFEPVSGSTAPARGSNPFDPTEGEQYEVGLKYKPAGLNALFTASVYQLTQTNVSTPDPLYAGYQVQTGEVRIRGVELEGRVSFFKGFDAIATWTWMDSEITKDTNNKGNEMTAVPDTMASLWLDYTLPESFLEGFNVGAGVRYVGKTWGDNTNNPALRVPDYTLFDAAIRYDFGKKFPSFKGASVALTASNLADKTYVATSSAGGGGVAWYGSGRNVSLSFRYAW, encoded by the coding sequence ATGCACTCCCTCATACGAACCAGGATTCCCGTCATGATTACCAAACACACCCGCAACCCGATTTTCCTTCTGGCGTGCCTGCTCGGCGCACCGGTTTTGCCCGTAGCGGCGGCGACCGCCGGCGACTCCGACGGCACACCGTCCGCCACAGCCCCCGCTGACGGCGATCCTGCCTCCTCGTCATCCCCGGTTCCGGCCGGCTCCGCCAACCAGGCCACCGTTCTCCCCGGTATCGAGGTCACCGGTGACCGTCCGCAGGACAACGCCCTTGCCAGCGTTTCCGGTTTCGTTGCCGGGCGCACGGCCACCGCCACCAAGACCAACACTTCCCTGGTCGAGATTCCCCAGTCGCTCACCATCGTCACCCGTGACGAAATGGACAAACGCGGTGTCCAGCGCCTCACCGAAGCGGTCAGCTACGTGGCCGGCGTGCAGTCCGAATTCCAGGGAATCGACAGCCGCAACGACACCCTCACCATCCGCGGCTTCAAGGCCAGCGACAGCGGTGGCAGCAACAACGTCTATCTCGATGGCCTGCGCACCCTCAACGGCGGCCAGTGGACCCGGGCCCAGTTCGACACCTTCGGCCTCGAGCGCATCGAGGTCCTCAAAGGCCCCTCGGCCGTCCTCTTTGGCCAGGTCTCCCCCGGCGGTCTCGTCAACTCCGTCAGCAAACGTCCCTCCGTGGAATCACACACCGAAATCGGTGTCCAGGCCAGCAGCCACAACACCGTGCAGGGCACCCTCGACATCGGCGGGGCCTCTCCCGCCAGCGACAAGGTCCAGTTCCGCCTCGTCGGCCTCGTCCGCGACGGCGACGCCGAGGTGGATCACACGGAACTCCGGCGCACCTTCTTCGCGCCGAGCCTTTCGTGGAACCCCACCGAAAAGACCAGCATCACCTTCCTCGCCCAGTACCAGGACGACTCCGGCGGCTCCACCTACCAGTTCCTCCCCGCCAACGGCACCCTCCATTCCGTCAACGGCCGCAAGATCAGCCCCTCCACCTTCCTCGGCGAACCCGACTGGAACAACTACGACCGCACCCAGTATTCCCTCGGCTACGCCCTCGAGCAGATCCTCAACGACACCTTCACCTTCCGGCAAAACTTCCGCTACACCCACGTCGAGACCGACTACAAGGCCGTTGTCGGCGGGGTCGGCGCCGTCAACACGACCACCGGCATGTGGCCCCGCCGCTTCATGTGGGGCACCGGGGAATCCGACGGTTTCGCCGTCGACACCCATCTCCAGGCCAACTTCGACACCGGCCCCCTCGCCCACGCCGTGCTCGCCGGTATCGACTATTTCCATACCGACTGGAACGACGTCAACCGCGAGAACCGCCTGCAAACCGGCCCCGGCGCCGTGCCCCCGATCAATATCTTCGATCCCGTCTACTCCGGCGTCGGCAACGCCACCAACCCTCTCTACCTGCTGCCCCGCAGCAGCAGCGACGTCACCGAATGGCAAACCGGCGTCTACCTCCAGGACCAGGCATCCTGGAAAAACCTGCGCGCCACCCTCGGAGCCCGCTACGACTGGACCGACAACAAGACCCTCAATCGCCTGAGCGGCGTCACCAGCGAGATGGACCCCGGCAAGTTCACCTGGCGCGCCGGCCTCACCTGGCTTTTCGACAACGGTCTCGCCCCCTACGCCAGCTACTCGACCTCCTTCGAACCCGTCAGCGGCAGCACCGCCCCCGCCCGCGGCAGCAACCCGTTCGACCCGACCGAAGGCGAGCAGTATGAAGTCGGCCTCAAGTACAAACCCGCCGGCCTCAACGCGCTCTTCACGGCCTCCGTCTACCAGCTCACCCAGACCAACGTCAGCACACCCGACCCCCTCTACGCCGGCTACCAGGTGCAGACCGGAGAAGTCCGCATCCGCGGTGTCGAACTCGAAGGCCGCGTTTCCTTCTTCAAGGGCTTCGACGCCATCGCCACCTGGACCTGGATGGATTCCGAGATCACCAAGGACACCAACAACAAAGGCAACGAAATGACCGCCGTCCCCGACACCATGGCTTCCCTCTGGCTCGACTACACCCTGCCCGAGAGCTTCCTCGAAGGCTTCAATGTCGGCGCCGGCGTGCGCTATGTCGGCAAGACCTGGGGCGACAACACCAACAACCCCGCCCTGCGCGTGCCCGACTACACGCTCTTCGATGCTGCCATCCGTTACGATTTCGGGAAAAAATTCCCTTCGTTCAAGGGCGCCTCGGTTGCCCTCACCGCCAGCAACCTCGCCGACAAGACCTACGTCGCCACCTCCAGCGCCGGCGGCGGCGGCGTCGCCTGGTATGGCTCCGGCCGCAACGTCTCGCTCAGCTTCCGCTACGCCTGGTAA
- a CDS encoding alpha/beta hydrolase produces MNPIRTAITAAVLLASVSLSPAADWQDSPSFVRSRQLDLPSAITGHTYRIFVSVPETPPPADGYPVLYTLDGDTSFPLAAFLVQSAEPRAAAFGITPGIVVGIGYTGDEKNKNARAEDYTPPAADLSDTGDLSGAVQGGADRFLDFLEKDLKPLIASEFRIDPARQTLFGHSYGGLFTLHVLFTRPALFRHYVAGSPSIWWANRHILSEKAAFEKNLLPPLKAAGAVPDLVIGVGSSEQTPRPDPRLAHRAEMVIRRRQVDNARELAATLSASGLSTRFYLYEDEGHGAARVPAINRAVQVAFAAPEPAAAPAASAE; encoded by the coding sequence ATGAATCCGATCCGCACCGCCATCACCGCAGCAGTCCTCCTTGCGTCGGTCAGCCTTTCCCCGGCGGCCGACTGGCAGGACTCTCCCTCCTTCGTCCGCAGCCGGCAGCTCGACCTGCCCTCCGCCATCACCGGACATACCTACCGCATCTTCGTTTCCGTCCCGGAAACCCCGCCGCCCGCCGACGGTTATCCCGTGCTCTACACGCTCGACGGCGATACGAGTTTCCCGCTCGCCGCCTTTCTCGTCCAGAGCGCCGAACCCCGCGCCGCCGCCTTCGGCATCACTCCCGGCATCGTCGTCGGCATCGGGTACACCGGAGACGAAAAAAACAAAAACGCCCGGGCCGAAGACTACACGCCGCCCGCCGCCGACCTCTCCGACACCGGGGACCTCTCCGGTGCGGTCCAAGGCGGCGCCGACCGTTTTCTCGATTTTCTCGAAAAAGACCTGAAGCCGCTCATCGCCTCGGAATTCAGAATCGACCCCGCGCGCCAGACGCTCTTCGGCCATTCCTACGGCGGCCTGTTCACCCTGCACGTTCTCTTCACCCGCCCCGCCCTTTTCCGGCACTACGTCGCCGGCAGTCCCTCCATCTGGTGGGCCAACCGCCACATCCTCTCCGAAAAGGCAGCGTTCGAAAAAAACCTGCTCCCGCCACTCAAGGCCGCCGGGGCCGTTCCCGATCTCGTCATCGGCGTCGGTTCCAGCGAGCAGACCCCCCGCCCCGACCCGCGCCTCGCCCATCGCGCGGAAATGGTCATCCGGCGCCGCCAGGTGGACAACGCCCGCGAACTCGCCGCCACCCTCTCCGCCAGCGGACTCTCCACCCGTTTTTACCTTTACGAGGACGAAGGCCACGGCGCCGCCCGTGTGCCCGCCATCAACCGCGCCGTGCAGGTTGCCTTTGCCGCCCCCGAACCCGCAGCCGCGCCAGCCGCCTCCGCAGAGTAA
- a CDS encoding ArsC family transcriptional regulator has protein sequence MSRPPLVIYTYAKCSTCRDATRWLRDHGLAFEERPIRETPPALAELRAMLRAQGGEIRRLFNTSGMDYRAQNLAARLPDLTEAEAFDLLRGNGNLVKRPFVLASDGTGLVGFKPDAWKKALLPAG, from the coding sequence ATGTCCAGACCGCCGCTCGTCATCTACACCTACGCCAAATGCAGCACCTGTCGCGACGCCACCCGGTGGCTGCGCGACCACGGCCTCGCCTTCGAGGAACGCCCCATCCGCGAAACGCCGCCTGCGCTCGCCGAACTCCGCGCCATGCTCCGCGCCCAGGGCGGCGAAATCCGCCGGCTCTTCAACACCTCCGGCATGGATTACCGCGCGCAGAATCTGGCGGCCAGACTTCCCGACCTGACCGAGGCCGAAGCCTTCGACCTGCTCCGCGGCAACGGCAACCTCGTCAAGCGTCCCTTCGTCCTCGCGTCCGACGGCACCGGCCTGGTCGGCTTCAAGCCCGACGCCTGGAAAAAGGCGCTCCTGCCTGCGGGGTAA
- a CDS encoding GTP-binding protein has product MNQNIRNIAIIAHVDHGKTTLVDQLLKQAGTFRANQQVAERAMDSMDLEREKGITIKAKNTAVRWHEKTINIVDTPGHADFGGEVERALRMVDGVLLLVDAYDGPQAQTRFVLRKALNHGLKVVIVINKIDRDNADPAGMYDKVLELLMELNATEEQFDAPVVYGSGRDGYMKRKLTDENKDMTPLFDVILEHIPPPFARPNQPFHMLVSNIDWSDYVGRIAVGKILGGTISIGDPVWVIRHSDGKRVRGKISKVFEYTGLSTTESGTASAGDIVGLSGFEDIDIGDTLAANEDAKALPFTDIDPPTLEMQLCVNDGPLVGRDGKYVTSRQLRDRLYKEVKTNISIFVEDTGSAAAFNVKARGAMQIAVLVETMRREGFELLVSRPTVIERTAEDGTRQEPYETLWVEVPEDCVGAIMQNLANRKGQITNMEKHNTTTMIEATITTRGLIGFEVDLVNATSGHGIMSHLFKEYGPWAGELTTRQTGTLIATEAGTTTAYALESIQERGRLFVGAGEDVYEGMIVGENPRQEDIPVNAMKAKQLTNFRSQGDGKGIQLTPAVKMSLERAIEYVAADEFVEVTPKSLRLRKRILNGNERRKAERAGKS; this is encoded by the coding sequence ATGAACCAGAATATCCGAAATATCGCCATTATCGCCCACGTCGATCATGGCAAAACCACTCTTGTTGACCAGCTCCTCAAGCAAGCCGGCACCTTCCGTGCCAACCAGCAGGTCGCCGAACGCGCCATGGACTCCATGGACCTCGAGCGCGAGAAGGGCATCACCATCAAGGCCAAGAATACCGCCGTCCGCTGGCACGAAAAGACGATCAACATCGTGGACACCCCCGGCCACGCCGACTTTGGCGGCGAGGTCGAACGCGCCCTGCGCATGGTCGACGGCGTGCTCCTGCTCGTCGACGCCTACGACGGTCCGCAGGCCCAGACGCGCTTCGTGCTCCGCAAGGCGCTCAACCACGGCCTCAAGGTCGTGATCGTCATCAACAAGATCGACCGCGACAACGCCGACCCCGCCGGCATGTATGACAAGGTGCTCGAACTCCTCATGGAGCTCAACGCCACCGAGGAACAGTTCGACGCCCCCGTCGTTTACGGTTCCGGCCGCGACGGCTACATGAAGCGCAAGCTCACCGACGAGAACAAGGACATGACCCCGCTCTTCGACGTCATTCTCGAGCACATCCCGCCTCCCTTCGCCCGCCCCAACCAGCCCTTCCACATGCTCGTTTCCAACATCGACTGGAGCGACTACGTCGGCCGTATCGCCGTCGGAAAAATCCTCGGCGGCACCATCAGCATCGGCGACCCCGTGTGGGTCATCCGCCACTCCGACGGCAAGCGTGTGCGCGGCAAGATCAGCAAGGTTTTCGAATACACCGGCCTCAGCACCACCGAATCCGGCACCGCCTCCGCCGGCGACATCGTCGGCCTCTCCGGCTTCGAGGACATCGACATCGGCGACACCCTCGCCGCCAACGAGGACGCCAAGGCCCTGCCCTTCACCGACATCGACCCGCCCACGCTCGAGATGCAGCTCTGCGTCAACGACGGTCCGCTCGTCGGCCGCGACGGCAAGTACGTGACTTCGCGCCAGCTCCGCGACCGCCTCTACAAGGAGGTGAAAACCAATATCTCCATTTTCGTCGAGGACACCGGCTCCGCCGCCGCCTTCAACGTCAAGGCCCGCGGCGCCATGCAGATCGCGGTCCTCGTGGAGACGATGCGCCGCGAAGGCTTCGAGTTGCTCGTTTCCCGTCCCACCGTCATCGAGCGCACCGCCGAGGACGGCACCCGCCAGGAACCCTACGAAACCCTCTGGGTTGAAGTGCCGGAAGACTGCGTCGGCGCGATCATGCAAAACCTCGCCAACCGCAAGGGCCAGATCACGAACATGGAGAAGCACAACACCACGACCATGATCGAGGCCACCATCACCACGCGCGGCCTGATCGGATTCGAGGTCGATCTCGTCAACGCCACCAGCGGACACGGCATCATGTCGCACCTTTTCAAGGAGTACGGCCCCTGGGCCGGCGAGCTCACCACACGCCAGACCGGCACCCTCATTGCGACCGAAGCCGGCACCACCACCGCCTACGCCCTCGAAAGCATCCAGGAACGCGGACGCCTCTTCGTCGGAGCGGGCGAGGATGTTTATGAAGGCATGATCGTGGGCGAGAACCCGCGCCAGGAAGACATCCCGGTCAACGCGATGAAGGCGAAACAGCTCACCAACTTCCGTTCGCAGGGCGATGGCAAAGGCATCCAGCTCACTCCGGCGGTGAAAATGTCGCTCGAACGCGCCATCGAATACGTCGCCGCCGACGAATTTGTGGAGGTCACGCCGAAAAGCCTCCGCCTGCGCAAACGCATCCTCAACGGCAACGAACGCCGCAAGGCCGAACGCGCCGGGAAAAGCTGA